From one Papio anubis isolate 15944 chromosome 12, Panubis1.0, whole genome shotgun sequence genomic stretch:
- the NXPE2 gene encoding NXPE family member 2 has product MLIFILIFWVIYLASKDHTKFLFSLENHITLNQGNIFKKSSHSEAPLCPAVSPKETELRIKDIMEKLDQQIPPRPFTHVNTTTSATHSTATILNPQDTYCRGDKLDILLEVRDHLGRRKQYGGDFLRARMSSPALMAGASGKVTDFNNGTYLVSFTLFWEGQISLSLLLIHPSEGVSALWRARNQGCDKIIFIGLFANRTSNVFTECGLTLNTNAELCQYMDDRDHEAFYCVRPQHMPCESLTHVTTRTRNISCLSKEEWSLFHRSNIGVEMMKNFTPVEVVPCNKSENIKKNCQIGMKTPFPSGYTLKKMWITAFCKQIKFNETKNINDCLERKLIYLMGDSTLRQWIYYLQKAVKTLKYFDHHGAGIFKTHVLLDVERHILIQWKKHGHPFVTKKLFSVKDENYIPREIDRVAGDKNTAIVITLGQHFRPFPINIFIRRAINIQKAIERLFLRSPETKVILKTENTREIHQNAEMFSDFHGYIQNIIIRDIFVDLNVGIIDAWDMTIAYCTNNAHPPDYVIQNQIGMFLNYIC; this is encoded by the exons TTCTTGTTCAGCTTGGAAAACCATATTACCCTGAACCAAGGGAACATCTTCAAAAAATCTTCACACTCCGAAGCACCACTGTGTCCAGCAGTTTCACCAAAAGAGACTGAACTTAGAATAAAGGACATTATGGAGAAACTAGACCAGCAGATCCCACCCAGACCATTCACCCATGTGAATACCACCACCAGTGCCACACACAGCACAGCCACCATCCTTAACCCTCAAGATACGTACTGCAGGGGGGATAAGCTGGACATCCTTCTGGAAGTGAGGGACCACTTGGGACGCAGGAAGCAATATGGTGGGGATTTCCTGAGGGCCAGGATGTCCTCCCCAGCCCTAATGGCAGGTGCTTCAGGAAAGGTGACTGACTTCAACAACGGCACCTACCTCGTCAGCTTCACTTTGTTCTGGGAGGGCCAGATCTCCCTGTCTCTGCTGCTCATCCATCCCAGTGAAGGGGTGTCAGCTCTCTGGAGGGCAAGGAACCAAGGATGTGATAAGATCATCTTCATTGGCCTGTTTGCCAATAGAACCTCCAATGTCTTCACTGAATGTGGCCTGACCCTAAACACAAATGCTGAACTGTGCCAGTACATGGATGACAGAGACCATGAAGCCTTCTACTGTGTGAGGCCTCAACATATGCCCTGTGAGTCCTTGACCCACGTGACCACTAGGACAAGAAATATTTCCTGTCTTAGCAAGGAAGAATGGAGCCTTTTCCACAG GTCCAACATAGGAGTTGAAATGATGAAGAACTTTACCCCCGTTGAGGTCGTACCATGTAACA AGAGCGAGAACATAAAAAAGAACTGCCAGATTGGAATGAAGACTCCTTTCCCCAGTGGttatactttgaaaaaaatgtggATTACAGCATTTTGTAAGCAGATCAagttcaatgaaacaaaaaatataaatgactgcTTGGAAAGAAAACTTATTTATCTCATGGGAGATTCAACACTGCGTCAGTGGATTTACTACTTACAAAAAGCTGTGAAAa CCCTAAAATATTTTGATCATCATGGAGCTGGGATCTTTAAAACACACGTTCTTCTGGATGTTGAAAGACATATTTTGATTCAGTGGAAAAAACATGGTCATCCATTTGTTACCAAAAAGTTATTCTCAGTGAAAGATGAAAACTATATCCCACGGGAAATTGACCGGGTAGCAGGAGACAAAAACACAGCCATTGTCATTACCCTCGGCCAACACTTCAGACCTTTTCCCATCAACATTTTCATCCGTAGGGCCATCAATATTCAAAAGGCCATTGAACGTCTATTCTTGCGAAGCCCAGAGACCAAGGTGATACTTAAAACTGAAAACACCAGAGAGATACATCAAAATGCAGAGATGTTTAGTGACTTTCATGGCTATATTCAGAATATTATCATAAGAGATATTTTTGTGGATCTTAATGTGGGTATTATTGATGCCTGGGACATGACAATTGCATATTGCACCAACAATGCCCATCCACCAGATTATGTGATTCAAAATCAGATTGGCATGTTCTTAAACTACATTTGTtag